A single genomic interval of Roseomonas aeriglobus harbors:
- a CDS encoding DnaJ domain-containing protein, with protein MADPYQTLGVARGASEDEIKKAYRKLAKELHPDRNKDNPKASERFSQVTQAYDLLTDKDKRARFDRGEIDGDGNPTAPFGYGPRPGAGARPGGGGFSADFGGGDTGDFSDIFESIFGGARGGAGGGFQGGFGRRPQPKGANVPYRLTVSFEDAAALATQRITLRDGKTIDLKLPAGVESGTQMRLSGKGDPGPGGNGDAIVTIEVGQHRFFTRDGDDVRLDLPVSLAEAVLGGKVPVPTVEGNVMLTVPKGASSGKTLRLKGRGFHKKGGERGDQLVTLMVEIPANDAELIAFVEGWSGRDAGNPRARLGV; from the coding sequence GTGGCCGATCCTTACCAGACCTTGGGCGTCGCCCGCGGCGCGAGCGAAGACGAGATCAAGAAGGCGTATCGCAAGCTCGCCAAGGAGCTGCATCCCGACCGGAACAAGGACAATCCCAAGGCGTCCGAACGCTTCAGCCAGGTGACGCAGGCGTATGACCTGCTGACCGACAAGGACAAGCGCGCCCGGTTCGATCGCGGCGAGATCGATGGCGACGGCAACCCGACTGCGCCCTTCGGCTACGGCCCGCGCCCCGGTGCCGGCGCGCGTCCGGGCGGCGGGGGCTTCTCCGCCGACTTCGGGGGCGGGGATACCGGCGACTTTTCCGACATCTTCGAAAGCATCTTCGGCGGCGCCCGCGGTGGTGCCGGGGGCGGGTTCCAGGGCGGGTTCGGGCGTCGCCCGCAGCCCAAGGGCGCCAACGTCCCCTATCGCCTGACCGTCAGCTTCGAGGATGCCGCCGCCCTTGCCACCCAGCGAATCACGCTGCGCGACGGCAAGACGATCGACCTGAAGCTGCCCGCCGGGGTCGAGAGCGGCACCCAGATGCGCCTGTCGGGCAAGGGCGATCCGGGCCCTGGCGGCAATGGCGACGCGATCGTGACGATCGAGGTCGGCCAACACCGGTTCTTCACCCGCGACGGCGACGACGTCCGGCTCGACCTGCCGGTCAGCCTGGCCGAGGCGGTGCTGGGCGGCAAGGTGCCGGTGCCGACGGTCGAGGGCAATGTGATGCTGACCGTACCCAAGGGCGCGTCGTCGGGCAAGACGCTGCGACTGAAAGGCCGCGGTTTCCACAAGAAGGGCGGCGAGCGGGGCGACCAGCTGGTGACGCTGATGGTCGAGATTCCTGCCAATGATGCCGAGCTGATCGCGTTCGTCGAGGGTTGGTCGGGCCGGGATGCGGGGAACCCGAGGGCGCGCCTGGGCGTCTGA
- the fabI gene encoding enoyl-ACP reductase FabI, producing the protein MQGKRGLIMGLANDKSLAWGIAKQLSDAGAELAFSYQGAAMEKRVRPLAEQLGVARLFDCDVSDMDALDATFDALKAEWPTIDFVVHAIVFSDKSQLRGRYYDTTLDNFLMTMNISAYSLVAVAKRAREMMPNGGSILTLTYYGAEKVIPHYNVMGVAKAALETSVKYLAVDLGRDNIRVNAISAGPIQTLAARGIGDFNYILKWNELNAPMRRTVTIEDVGGAGLYMLSDLSSGVTGEIHHVDAGYNVIGMKAEDAPDIALA; encoded by the coding sequence ATGCAGGGCAAGCGCGGGCTGATCATGGGCCTGGCCAACGACAAGTCGCTCGCGTGGGGCATCGCCAAACAATTGAGCGATGCGGGCGCCGAACTCGCGTTCAGCTACCAGGGCGCGGCGATGGAAAAGCGCGTACGTCCGCTCGCCGAACAGCTGGGTGTCGCCCGCCTGTTCGATTGCGACGTGTCAGACATGGACGCGCTCGACGCGACGTTCGACGCGCTGAAGGCGGAATGGCCGACGATCGACTTCGTCGTCCACGCGATCGTCTTTTCCGACAAGTCGCAGCTGCGCGGGCGCTATTACGACACCACGCTCGACAATTTCCTGATGACGATGAACATCTCGGCCTATTCGCTGGTCGCGGTGGCGAAGCGCGCGCGCGAGATGATGCCGAACGGCGGCTCGATCCTCACGCTGACCTATTACGGCGCCGAAAAGGTCATCCCGCACTATAACGTCATGGGCGTCGCCAAGGCCGCGCTGGAGACGAGCGTCAAGTATCTCGCGGTCGACTTGGGCCGCGACAACATCCGCGTGAACGCGATCTCGGCCGGCCCGATCCAGACGCTCGCCGCGCGCGGGATCGGCGATTTCAACTACATCCTGAAATGGAACGAGCTGAACGCCCCGATGCGTCGCACGGTCACGATCGAGGACGTCGGCGGCGCGGGGCTCTATATGCTCAGCGACCTGTCGTCGGGGGTGACCGGTGAAATTCACCACGTCGATGCCGGCTACAACGTGATCGGCATGAAGGCGGAGGACGCGCCGGACATCGCTCTGGCGTGA
- a CDS encoding GNAT family N-acetyltransferase, translating into MSYAIRAATGGDVAAIEALLAAAFPEPAEAMLVRRLCIDGDMVLTLVADDEDTGALAGMIAFSRMTVEVEGKPVPAVALAPIATAAAHRGRGIADLLVRTGLRDLKAAGVVLCFVLGEPDFYGRHGFSADWAKGFDSPYAGDYFLALPLQDGKMPCGVRGGAAHAMAFASLGGHA; encoded by the coding sequence GTGAGCTACGCCATCCGCGCCGCGACCGGTGGGGACGTCGCGGCGATCGAGGCGTTGCTCGCCGCGGCATTCCCAGAACCGGCCGAAGCGATGCTGGTCCGCCGGCTGTGCATCGACGGCGACATGGTGCTGACGCTTGTCGCGGACGACGAGGATACCGGCGCGCTCGCGGGCATGATCGCGTTCAGCCGCATGACGGTCGAGGTCGAGGGCAAGCCCGTCCCTGCCGTCGCGCTGGCGCCGATCGCGACTGCCGCGGCGCATCGCGGGCGCGGCATCGCCGATCTGCTGGTCCGCACCGGCCTGCGCGACCTGAAGGCAGCGGGCGTCGTGCTGTGTTTCGTGCTGGGCGAGCCTGATTTCTACGGCCGCCATGGCTTTTCGGCCGATTGGGCGAAGGGCTTCGACAGCCCGTATGCCGGCGACTATTTCCTGGCCCTGCCGCTACAGGACGGGAAGATGCCGTGCGGGGTGCGCGGGGGCGCCGCCCATGCGATGGCCTTTGCAAGCTTGGGGGGACACGCGTGA
- the aroC gene encoding chorismate synthase, whose protein sequence is MSYNTFGRVFRFTTWGESHGPALGVVIDGCPPGIALSEADIQPWLDKRRPGTSRFTTQRREPDEVRILSGVFEGRTTGTPISLMIENVDQRSKDYSNVALAYRPGHADYAYDAKYGFRDHRGGGRSSARETAARVAAGAVARLVIPEVTITGWVEAIGGDVATGFDASQISENPFFAADAAAATRWEALVDGARKAGSSLGAVVACEAIGVPAGWGAPLYAKLDSELAAAAMSINAVKGVEIGDGFAAAALSGEANADPMRPGADGAPAFLANHAGGIAGGISTGQPVRLRVAFKPTSSILTPVPTISNTGEATEIATKGRHDPCVGIRGVPVVEAMMALVLADQKLLHRAQCG, encoded by the coding sequence GTGAGCTACAACACCTTCGGCCGCGTGTTCCGCTTTACGACCTGGGGCGAGAGCCACGGGCCGGCATTGGGCGTCGTCATCGACGGTTGTCCGCCGGGGATTGCCCTGAGTGAGGCCGACATCCAGCCCTGGCTCGACAAGCGCCGCCCGGGCACCAGCCGCTTCACGACGCAACGCCGCGAGCCCGACGAAGTTCGCATCCTGTCGGGCGTGTTCGAGGGCCGCACCACCGGCACCCCGATCAGCCTGATGATCGAAAACGTCGACCAGCGATCGAAGGACTATTCGAACGTCGCGCTCGCCTATCGCCCGGGTCACGCCGACTATGCGTATGACGCGAAATACGGCTTCCGCGATCACCGTGGCGGCGGGCGGTCGTCGGCACGTGAGACCGCGGCGCGGGTCGCGGCGGGCGCGGTCGCGCGGCTCGTCATCCCCGAAGTGACGATTACCGGCTGGGTCGAGGCGATCGGCGGCGATGTGGCGACCGGTTTCGACGCGAGCCAGATCAGCGAAAATCCCTTCTTTGCCGCCGACGCCGCAGCCGCGACGCGGTGGGAGGCGCTGGTCGATGGCGCGCGCAAGGCCGGATCGTCGCTCGGCGCGGTCGTCGCCTGCGAAGCCATCGGCGTACCCGCCGGCTGGGGCGCGCCGCTCTACGCCAAGCTCGATTCGGAACTCGCCGCCGCCGCCATGTCGATCAATGCGGTGAAGGGCGTGGAAATCGGCGACGGGTTTGCCGCCGCGGCGCTGTCGGGCGAGGCGAACGCCGATCCGATGCGGCCGGGCGCGGACGGTGCGCCGGCGTTTCTCGCCAACCACGCCGGTGGCATCGCGGGTGGTATCTCGACCGGCCAGCCAGTGCGGCTGCGGGTCGCGTTCAAGCCGACGAGCTCCATCCTGACCCCGGTGCCGACTATCAGCAACACCGGCGAAGCGACGGAAATCGCGACGAAAGGCCGGCACGATCCCTGTGTCGGCATCCGCGGCGTCCCCGTCGTGGAAGCGATGATGGCGCTGGTTCTGGCCGACCAGAAGCTGCTTCACCGCGCACAATGCGGGTAG
- a CDS encoding YihY/virulence factor BrkB family protein gives MTDVIAPQTPEARARHGGRARARMQKEWKKLGPGSRAWEILKRVLIGVYNDGFIHAGNLAYLSLMTVFPFFIVTTAIASIFGQSEEAQQTVGSFLHVLPPDVADILRKPIADVLSARTGNLLLLGGLVGLWTVGSFIETIRDIFRRAYGTVFANPFWKYRLGSVVVIVCSVVLALVAFLIQGVLTAAEQFIYQLLPFAKGVAGWIGLSRAIPGLVMFGALYMLFYSVTPAKYRYSNCPKWPGALFTAGWWVSMTALLPKILGLLGGYDLTYGSLAGVVVMLLFFFLIGLGIVFGAHLNAALAEPPAPAVDAPETMAAAEGSAG, from the coding sequence ATGACCGATGTAATCGCCCCCCAGACGCCCGAAGCGCGCGCGCGGCACGGCGGACGCGCCCGTGCCCGGATGCAGAAGGAATGGAAGAAGCTCGGCCCCGGCAGCCGTGCCTGGGAAATCCTGAAGCGCGTGCTGATCGGCGTCTATAACGACGGCTTCATTCACGCCGGAAACCTCGCCTATCTGTCGTTGATGACGGTGTTTCCGTTCTTCATCGTGACGACCGCGATCGCATCGATATTCGGTCAGAGCGAAGAGGCGCAGCAGACCGTCGGCTCGTTCCTTCACGTGCTGCCCCCCGACGTCGCCGACATCCTGCGCAAGCCGATCGCCGACGTGCTGAGCGCGCGGACCGGCAATCTGCTGCTTCTCGGCGGGCTGGTGGGCCTGTGGACGGTCGGCAGCTTCATCGAGACGATCCGCGACATCTTCCGCCGCGCCTATGGTACCGTCTTTGCCAACCCCTTCTGGAAATACCGGCTGGGGTCGGTCGTGGTCATCGTCTGTTCGGTCGTGCTCGCGCTGGTCGCCTTCCTGATCCAGGGCGTGCTGACAGCGGCCGAACAGTTCATCTACCAGCTGCTGCCGTTTGCCAAAGGTGTCGCGGGGTGGATCGGGCTTAGCCGCGCGATCCCGGGTCTCGTGATGTTCGGCGCGCTCTACATGCTGTTCTATTCGGTCACGCCGGCGAAATATCGCTACTCGAATTGTCCCAAATGGCCCGGTGCGCTGTTCACCGCCGGTTGGTGGGTGTCGATGACCGCTTTGCTGCCCAAGATCCTGGGGCTGCTCGGCGGATATGACCTGACCTATGGCAGCCTGGCCGGCGTCGTCGTCATGCTGCTGTTCTTCTTCCTGATCGGCCTGGGCATCGTGTTCGGCGCCCACCTGAACGCAGCACTGGCGGAACCGCCCGCACCTGCGGTAGACGCCCCCGAAACGATGGCTGCAGCGGAAGGGTCGGCGGGGTGA
- a CDS encoding alpha/beta fold hydrolase, with translation MTAITANGITLEYEDDGDPAAPPLLLIMGLGAQLTLWPVELVAALTARGFRVIRFDNRDIGLSTKFDRAGLPDFAQLMAAMMTGRVFAPPYTLGDMAADAVGLLDALAIPSAHIVGASMGGMIAQLIAADHPDRVRSLTSIMSTTGNPSLPPSRPEALAVLTGRPMTGDRESIVAHGMKTAQVIGSPAYPYDLDRLRARVERDFDRSFSPAGAMRQMAAVLADGDRRERLRRITAPTTVIHGDADPLVPVEGGRDTAAAIPGAELVILPGMGHDLPLPLIDDIADAIAATAARAR, from the coding sequence ATGACCGCCATCACTGCCAACGGCATCACCCTCGAATATGAAGACGACGGCGATCCCGCGGCCCCGCCGCTGCTGCTCATCATGGGGCTCGGGGCGCAACTGACGCTGTGGCCCGTCGAGCTGGTCGCAGCGCTCACCGCGCGCGGATTTCGCGTCATCCGCTTCGACAACCGCGATATCGGGCTGTCGACCAAGTTCGATCGCGCCGGTCTGCCCGACTTCGCCCAACTGATGGCGGCGATGATGACCGGCCGGGTGTTTGCGCCGCCCTACACGCTCGGCGACATGGCCGCCGACGCGGTCGGGCTGCTCGATGCCCTCGCGATCCCCAGCGCGCATATCGTCGGCGCATCGATGGGGGGCATGATCGCGCAGCTCATCGCAGCCGACCACCCGGACCGGGTGCGGTCGCTCACGTCGATCATGTCGACAACCGGCAACCCGTCGCTGCCGCCCTCCAGGCCCGAGGCGCTGGCGGTCCTGACCGGCCGGCCGATGACCGGCGATCGCGAATCGATCGTCGCGCACGGGATGAAGACGGCGCAGGTGATCGGCAGCCCCGCCTATCCCTACGACCTCGATCGCCTGCGCGCGCGCGTCGAGCGCGATTTCGACCGCAGCTTTTCCCCCGCCGGCGCGATGCGCCAGATGGCCGCGGTCCTGGCCGACGGCGACCGTCGCGAGCGCCTGCGCCGGATCACCGCGCCGACGACCGTCATCCACGGCGACGCCGACCCGCTGGTACCGGTCGAAGGGGGACGCGACACCGCAGCGGCGATTCCGGGCGCGGAACTCGTCATCCTGCCCGGCATGGGCCACGACCTGCCCCTGCCGCTGATCGACGACATCGCCGACGCGATCGCGGCGACGGCGGCGCGGGCGCGGTAG